A single region of the Ictalurus punctatus breed USDA103 chromosome 26, Coco_2.0, whole genome shotgun sequence genome encodes:
- the gart gene encoding trifunctional purine biosynthetic protein adenosine-3 encodes MAERVLVIGSGGREHALAWKLAQSTHIQQVLVAPGNAGTANCGKISNSAVSVSNHAILAQYCKDHNVGLVVVGPEVPLAAGMVDDLTAAGIMCFGPSAKAAQLEASKSFAKSFMDRHSIPTARWSSFTDPQEACSYIREADFPALVVKASGLAAGKGVIVAKDKDEACQAVLDIMKDKTFGAAGDTVVVEELLEGEEVSCLCFSDGSTVAAMPPAQDHKRLLDGDQGPNTGGMGAYCPTPQVPKELLQQIKTTVLQKTVDGMKQEGVPYVGVLYAGLMLTKLGPKVLEFNCRFGDPECQVLLPLLKSDLYEVLKNTLQGKLASSPPIWLENSAAVTVVMASEGYPGAYKKGVEITGLSQLTEMGLQVFHAGTALKEGGGVVSCGGRVLTVTAVCPTLESALHSANVGVAAVGFPNAVYRRDIGHRAIAYLSRSRGLTYKDSGVDITAGNKLVDMIKPLAKATSRSGCNAELGGFAGLFDLKNAGFVDPILVAGTDGVGTKLKIAQACNIHNTLGQDLVAMCVNDVLAQGAEPLFFLDYFSCGQLDVGVASSVIRGIAEACQMAGCALLGGETAEMPGVYGAGEYDLAGFCVGAVERDSLLPRLGDIQEGDVLIGVASSGVHSNGFSLVRKILERAGLQYSSPASFGQPGQTVGEVLLTPTKIYSRLLQPILRSGAVKAYAHITGGGLLENIPRVLPKELAVDMDAMHWRIPPVFSWLQKEGALSEEEVSRTFNCGLGAVLVVGKQDAQRVLRQVQAQEEAWIVGSVAHKLPGAEAVVIRNLEHSLKADPSLSVETNIAQNSAHQIISSSRRRTKVAVLISGTGTNLQALMEQTKKPSSSAEIVVVISNRPGVLGLKRASMAAIQTRVVDHKLYGSRAEFDSTIDRVLEEFGVELVCLAGFMRILTGPFVRKWNGRLLNIHPSLLPSFKGVNAQKQALLAGVRITGCTVHFVAEEVDAGAIIVQEAVPILTNDTEDSLSERIREAEHRAFPTALELVASGTVRLGEDGHIIWNQSG; translated from the exons ATGGCTGAGCGTGTGCTTGTTATCGGGAGTGGTGGGCGCGAGCATGCGCTAGCTTGGAAGCTGGCTCAGTCAACTCATATCCAGCAAGTCCTAGTTGCCCCTGGCAATGCAGGCACAGCCAACTGTGGAAAGATCTCCAACTCAG CTGTGAGTGTGAGTAATCATGCCATCCTGGCACAGTATTGCAAAGATCATAATGTGGGACTGGTGGTGGTTGGCCCAGAGGTTCCCTTAGCTGCAG GTATGGTGGATGATCTAACTGCAGCAGGCATAATGTGTTTCGGGCCTTCTGCAAAGGCCGCACAGCTGGAAGCTAGCAAAAGTTTTGCTAAAAGTTTCATGGACCGTCACAGCATCCCCACGGCCCGCTGGAGCTCCTTCACTGACCCCCAGGAGGCCTGCAGCTACATTCGAGA AGCGGATTTCCCAGCACTAGTGGTTAAAGCCAGCGGACTGGCTGCAGGGAAAGGAGTGATAGTAGCAAAGGATAAGGACGAGGCCTGTCAGGCAGTACTGGACATCATGAAG GATAAGACATTTGGAGCTGCAGGTGATACTGTGGTGGTTGAAGAACTGCTTGAGGGAGAGGAAGTTTCA tgtttgtgtttcagtgatGGCTCCACAGTGGCTGCTATGCCTCCAGCACAGGACCATAAACGGCTGCTAGATGGAGATCAGGGTCCAAACACCGGGGGAATGGGGGCCTACTGCCCCACCCCACAG GTGCCCAAGGAGCTGCTTCAGCAGATTAAAACCACTGTACTACAGAAGACTGTAGATGGCATGAAACAAGAGGGCGTGCCGTATGTTG GTGTGCTCTATGCGGGGCTCATGTTGACTAAGCTGGGGCCAAAGGTGCTGGAGTTTAACTGCCGATTTGGCGATCCCGAATGTCAG GTGCTGCTGCCTCTCCTGAAGAGTGATCTGTACGAGGTGCTGAAGAATACGCTTCAGGGCAAACTTGCTTCCAGTCCTCCTATCTGGCTAGAAAACAGCGCTGCAGTGACTGTCGTCATGGCCAGTGAAGGATATCCGGGAGCCTACAAGAAAGGAGTCGAGATCACGG GGCTATCTCAGCTCACAGAAATGGGGCTGCAGGTGTTCCATGCTGGCACTGCCCTAAAGGAAGGGGGTGGAGTTGTGTCTTGCGGTGGGCGTGTTCTGACAGTTACAGCGGTTTGTCCCACTTTGGAGAGTGCCCTGCACAGCGCGAATGTGGGTGTGGCCGCAGTGGGCTTCCCAAATGCAGTGTATCGTCGTGACATTGGCCACCGTGCCATCGCCTACCTCAGTCGTTCCAG AGGACTGACTTACAAGGACAGTGGAGTGGACATAACAGCAGGGAACAAGCTGGTGGACATGATCAAACCTCTAGCCAAGGCCACATCTCGCTCAG GCTGCAATGCTGAGCTTGGAGGCTTTGCTGGGCTATTTGACCTAAAAAACGCTGGATTTGTTGACCCCATACTCGTTGCTGGAACCGATGGAGTTGGCACCAAACTTAAG ATCGCACAGGCATGCAACATCCACAACACCCTTGGCCAGGACCTGGTAGCCATGTGTGTGAATGACGTTTTGGCTCAGGGAGCAGAGCCACTCTTCTTTTTGGATTACTTCTCTTGTGGGCAGCTGGACGTGGGCGTGGCTTCCTCTGTGATTCGTGGGATTGCGGAGGCTTGCCAAATGGCGGGTTGTGCCTTACTGG GTGGAGAGACGGCTGAAATGCCAGGAGTATATGGTGCAGGAGAGTATGACCTGGCTGGGTTTTGCGTTGGTGCTGTGGAACGTGACTCCCTCCTCCCCAGATTAGGAGACATTCAGGAAGGTGATGTGCTAATTGGAGTAGCCTCCTCCGGAGTGCACAGCAATGGCTTTAGTCTAGTGAGGAAGATTCTGGAGCGAGCCGGACTTCAATATAGCTCTCCAGCTTCATTTGGACAACCAGGACAAACTGTAG GCGAGGTGCTGCTCACACCAACTAAAATTTATAGCCGCCTTCTCCAACCAATCCTGCGCAGTGGAGCAGTGAAAGCCTACGCCCACATCACTGGAGGCGGGCTCTTGGAGAACATTCCTAGAGTTCTGCCTAAAGAGCTGGCTGTTGACATGG ATGCCATGCATTGGCGGATTCCTCCCGTGTTCTCCTGGCTCCAAAAGGAAGGTGCGCTCTCTGAGGAGGAAGTGAGTCGCACGTTTAACTGCGGCCTCGGAGCGGTGTTAGTCGTGGGCAAACAGGATGCACAGAGGGTCCTAAGACAAGTGCAGGCCCAGGAAGAGGCTTGGATTGTGGGCTCAGTCGCACACAAACTGCCTG GTGCAGAAGCTGTGGTCATTAGAAACCTGGAGCACAGTCTGAAAGCagatcccagtctgtctgttgaAACCAACATTGCTCAGAACAGTGCACACCAAATAATTTCCAGTTCTCGCAGGAGGACCAAAGTGGCTGTGCTTATCTCGGggacag gcACCAATCTGCAGGCACTGATGGAGCAGACCAAGAAGCCATCAAGTTCTGCTGAGATTGTGGTGGTCATCTCAAACCGGCCAGGCGTGCTGGGTTTGAAGAGAGCCTCTATGGCAGCCATTCAGACACGG GTGGTGGACCATAAGCTATATGGCAGTCGTGCAGAGTTTGACAGTACTATCGACCGTGTTCTGGAGGAGTTTGGAGTGGAACTGGTGTGTCTTGCTGGCTTTATGAGAATCCTCACTGGGCCTTTTGTAAGAAAGTGGAATG GCAGGCTGctgaatatccatccatcactGCTGCCTTCCTTCAAAGGAGTGAATGCACAAAAGCAAGCACTGCTGGCTGGGGTTCGGATAACCGGATGCACTGTGCACTTTGTGGCT GAGGAGGTGGATGCAGGTGCCATCATCGTACAAGAAGCTGTTCCCATTCTGACAAATGACACAGAGGACAGTCTATCAGAGCGCATCCGGGAGGCGGAGCATCGGGCCTTCCCCACTGCTTTAGAGCTTGTAGCGAGTGGAACAGTGAGACTTGGGGAAGATGGGCACATCATCTGGAACCAGTCAGGATAG